CCGCGGACACCTCCGTCGCCTGCGCGGTCTCCTCCGCCCCCGGCGGACCGAGCGTGAGCGAGGCCCAGGCGCGTCGCGTGGCCGGCCCGCTGCTGGCCCTGCTCGGCCTGTCGGGAGCGACGTACACCGGCGACCCGTCGATGCGCTGGGTGAGCGCGGACCCGAGCGTGGGGGGCCTGGCCACGACCGGCTTCCCCACCGAGGTCGTGGTCGGTCCCGGCGGATCGGTCAGTGCGGGAGGGTGGCTGGCGCCGGTCGAGCACGCCCTGCGGGCCGTCGGGACCTATCCCCTGCGCAGCGCGCGGCAGGCCTTCGACGGACTCGCGCTGCTGCCGGTGCCCGAGATCGCCTGCCTGGCGGGCGAGCGCTGCCCGGCGAACGTCCCGGTGGTCGTGACGGGTGCGAGGTACGCGCTCATGGCGGCGTGGGAGGACGGGACGGACCCTCTGCTGGTGCCGGCGTGGAGCTTCCAGGTCGCGGGTGGGGGCGCGGGACCGATCCAGGGCGCGCTCTCCCCTGCGTACGTCGCCGCGCCGCACCCGCCCACCGGCGGCGGGGCCACGAGCCCCGGGTCGACCGGCGGCGGTTCCGCCGGCAGCGGTGCCGGCTCGGCCGGCCCGGGCTCCTCGATGCCGGTGAGAAGCGGCTCCACACCGCCGTACCGGATCACCCCGAGCCCGCCCGTCGCGATCCCAGGCCCTCCGACCTCGCCACAGGTCGTGGGGCACCCGAGCTGACGAGGCCCGTTGACCCCACCCGGTCGCGCTGCGACCATCCGCTGGTCGAAGGGAGAAGGATGCAGCGTCTGCGCATCGGGACGAGTGATGTCGAGATCTCGGCGATCGGTCTCGGCGGCGCATGGCTCGGCCACGACGCCGACGACGCATCGCAGGTCACGCGGGCCAACGCGGTGCTGCACGCCGCAGACGAGTCCGGCGTCAACTGGGTGGACACTTCGGAGAACTACTTCGACACCAAGAACGAGGCGGTCATCGGCGCCGCGCTGCAAGCGATGCCTGGACCCTTCCTCGTCTGCTCGAAGGCCGCTCCGGGCGCGGTCCACAGCGGCGGCGGAAGCGGCTTTCGACCCGAGCAGATCCGTCGGGCCTGCGAGAACAGCCTGCGGCGCCTCGGCAGGGACCACCTCGACATCTACCTGCTGCACTGGCCGGACCGGACCGGCGTGCCCCTGGAGGACACCTGGGGGGCGATGGCCTCGCTGGTCGACGACGGCCGGGTCCGCACCATCGGCCTGTCGAACTACGCGCAGGAGGACGTCGCCCGCTGCCACGGGGAACGCCCGGTCGACCTGATCCAGACCGGTCTCAGCGTGATCGACTACGTGGACAGCCGAGACATGATCGCCTGGTGCGGGCGCCAGGGCATCGCCGTCACCATCTACGAACCGCTCGCGGGCGGGCTGCTGACCGACACGTCGTTCGAGCAGGTACGCCAACGCTGGATCGGCACCCCCTGGGAGGACCTGACCGTCTACCCGGAGCTGATGTGTCTGGAGAACGCCGAGGTGGTGCGTCAGATCGTCGGCGGCCTTCGGCGCATCGCCGACCGGGTCGATGCGAGCGTCGCCCAGGTCGCCCTCGCCTGGGTCCTGCACCAGCCAGGCGTCACGTCGGCCATCGCGGGGTCGAGCAGCCCCGAGCGGGCGCGATCGAACGCAGGCGCCGCGGACCTGAACCTGCCCGACGATGCGTGGGCGATGATCGAGGACCAGCTGGTTCCCCTTGCGAGTCAGCTCGCCGGGCGCACCTGAGATCGGCCGACCTCGAAAGGGAAATCGCCGCAGGCGTTTGAGGTCGACTCAGTGGAAGGAGTCGCCGCAGGCGCAGGAGCCGGTGGCGTTGGGGTTGTCGATGGTGAACCCCTGCTTCTCGATCGTGTCGACGAAGTCGATCGTGGCGCCGTTGAGGTACGGGACGCTCATCCGGTCGACGACGACGTTGACGCCGCCGAAGTCCTTGACGACGTCGCCGTCGAGCGCGCGCTCGTCGAAGAACAGCTGGTAGCGCAGGCCCGAGCAGCCGCCGGGCTGCACCGCGATCCGCAGGGCCAGGTCGTCACGGCCCTCCTGCTCGAGCAGCGAGCGCACCTTCGAGGCGGCCGCGTCGGTGACGATGACGCCGCTGGTCGCGGTCTCGTCCTGGATCGTCATCGAGAACTCCTTGAGCGTGTCGACTGGTACCGAGCGGGCAACACCCGCGCGTGGCGGAACATTCCCATGGTCGCACACGGGGGCGACGCCGACCTGCCGTCGCACACGGGGCGACCCCGACCCGGGCGGCTAGGCCCGCGGTGACCACTCGCGGGCGACGCGGACCGCGAGGGTCTCGAGCAGCTCGGCAGGGCGGTCGAGCGCCTGGGTGCGGCCGAAGGTCTCGACCAGGGTGTAGACGGAATCGATCCCCGCGGCGGCGTACTCACGGCGCCCCACCACGCTGTCCCCCGCGACGACGACGCACGGCCGGCCGGCCCGCTGGGCGGCCCAGGCCACCCCGCGGGGCACCTTCCCCAGCAGCGAGGTGGCGTCCAGGCGACCCTCGCCGGTCACCAGCAGGTCGGCGTTCTCGGCCCGGCCCGGCAGGTCCACCGCGTCGACCACGGTCTGGACCCCGCTGACCCGTCGCCCGCCCAGGAGCAGGAGCCCGTACGCCGTCCCGCCGCCCGCGCCCGAGCCCGGGGCCTCCGGGTCGCCTCGGGTCTCGGCGACCCATGCCGTCAACCGGCGCTCGAGCTCCTCGACCTGTGCCGGGTCGGCACCCTTCTGCGGCCCGAACGTCGCCGCGGCCCCGTGGTGGCCGAGCAGCGGGCTGTCGACGTCGGTCGCGACCACGAGCTCGACGTCCGCCGGCCACGCCCCGGTCCCACCGAGGGCGGCCACGAGCCCACGGCCGCCGTCGGTGCACGCGCTGCCGCCGACCCCGACCACGACCGTGGCGGCCCCCGCGTCGAGCGCGACGCGCAGCAGGTCGGCGACGCCGGCCGAGGTCGCGTCGAGCGGAGCACGTACGCCCTCGGGCAGCGCCTGCAGGCCGCACGCCTGGGCGGACTCCACGTAGGCCGTGGTGGCACGCGAGCCCTGCACCACGAGGACGGCGGCGGGTGTCGGGTCGCCCAGGGGTCCGCCGGCGGTCACCGCGAGCAGCTCGCCGCCGAGGGCGGCGTGCAGCACGTCGACGAAGCCGGGCCCGCCGTCCGAGAGCGGCAGCTCGACGGCGTCGACCCAGGGCGCCCCGAGGGCCCAGCCGCGCGCGAGGGCGGCGGCGACCTCGCGGGCGGAGAGCGTTCCCGCCCACTTGTCCGGGGCGAGCAGCACGCGCGTCACCGGCGGATCCTAGGCCGGGCTGCCTCGGCCGAGGTGTGACAGCATCGAGGAGTGAGCACGGCGACGCCCCTCCAGCTGCTGCTGCTCGGCCACGGCGCCGACCCCGACAGCGAGCGCGGGGTGGACTGTCCGGGCGCCCTCCCGCCAGCGTCGGACCCCGATCTGGTCGAGCGGGCCCGGGCCGCCAAGGCACGCCTCGGCGAGCGGGTCTTCGTCCTCGGCCACCACTACCAGCGCGACGAGGTGATCGCCCTCGCCGACGTGACGGGCGACTCCTTCAAGCTGGCCCGCGAGGCCGCGGCGCGCCCGCAGGCGCCGTACATCGTCTTCTGCGGCGTGCACTTCATGGCCGAGTCGGCCGACATCCTGACGAGCGACCAGCAGCAGGTCGTGCTCCCCGACCTGGCCGCGGGCTGCTCGATGGCGGACATGGCCGCGATCGGCCAGGTCGAGGACGCCTGGGACACCCTCGCCGACGCCGGGCTGGAGAAGAGCACGGTCCCGGTGACGTACATGAACTCCACCGCCGCCATCAAGGCCTTCACCGGGCGGCACGGCGGCACTGTCTGCACCTCCTCGAACGCCCGGCGGGCCCTCGACTGGGCCTTCGAGCACGGCGACCGGGTGCTCTTCCTGCCGGACCAGCACCTGGGGCGCAACACGGCGGTGCTCGAGCTCGGGATGTCCCTCGGCGACTGCGTGGTCTACGACCCGCACCGCCCCGGCGGCGGGCTGACGGCCGGGCAGCTGCGCGACGCGAGGATGGTCCTGTGGAAGGGCCACTGCTCGGTGCATGGCCGCTTCCCCGCCGACGCCGTCGACGAGGTCCGGGAGCGCATCCCCGGGATCCGGGTGATCGTGCACCCGGAGTGCACGTACGACGTCGTGACGAAGGCGGACCTGGTCGGGTCCACCGAGGCCATCATCGCCGCGATCGAGAACGCGCCTGCGGGCTCGGCCTGGGCGGTAGGGACCGAGCTCAACCTCGTCCAGCGGCTGGCCCTGCAGCACCCGGAGCAGACGGTGGTGTTCCTGGACCGCACCGTGTGCTTCTGCTCGACGATGAACCGCATCGACCTGCCGCACCTCGTCTGGGCGCTGGAGAACCTCGGCGAGGGCCGGGTCGTCAACCGGATCAGCGTGGATCCCGACGTGGCCCACTGGGCGAGGGTGGCCCTGGACCGGATGCTCGCCCTGCCGGGGGTCGCGGCGGTGCCGGCCCAGCCCGTCGACTGATCTACCCTCGTCCCCGTGTTCAGACGTCGGGCCTCGGAGGCTCCCGCACCGGAGTCCACCCCCTCCCTGGCGGGCAAGGGCCGGCCCACGCCGACCCGCAAGTCCGCCGAGGCGGCCCGAGCCGCCCGCGTGAAGCCGCCCAAGAACTCCCGGGAGGCTCGCAAGCTCGACCGGCAACGGGCCAGCGCGCAGCGGCTGGAGGCCCGCCGGGCGGCGGCCGAGGGCGACCCGCGCTACCTGCCGGCCCGCGACCGCGGCCCCGTGCGCAAGTGGGTGCGCGACTTCGTCGACGCGCGCTGGACGGTCAACGAGTGGCTGCTGCCCGGCACCGGCGCCGCCTGGCTGTTCGGCATCCTGTACCACCCGCTGTTCACGCTGTTCTACGTGCTGCTCGCGTCCGCACTCATGGACAGCCTGCTCATCGCACGCGGCATCCGGCACGGGGTCCGCGAGCGCTTCCCCGACGAGCCGCTCAAGGGCCTGCGCATGTACGGCGTCCTGCGCTCCACCCAGTTCCGGCGGCTGCGCATCCCCAAGCCCACGGTGCCTCGGCAGAGCATCCTCGTCGGGCGTCGAAAGACCAAGGAGCCGCCGCGCCCCTAGGCCGGCAACGGGTCGAAGGGCCCTGGCTGGCGGCCTCGACGGGTGCTCACATGGGCATCGACGTCGAGGCGGGCAGCGTGGGTGATGAGCGGCAGGCGACCCATCGGAGCGGTGGACAGCATCTGGCTGGCCATGGACCGGCCGGCCAACCTCATGGTCATCGACTCCGTCATGTGGTTCGACGAGCCGGTGGACTGGGAGCGGCTGACGGCGGTCGTCCGGCGTCGCCTGGTTGACCGCTACCCGGTGTTCCGCCAGCGCCCGGTCGAGGCCTCGACCCCGCTGGGAATGCCGCACTGGGAGGACGACCCCGACTTCTCGCTGGACCGGCACCTGCGCCGAGTCGCGCTGCGGGGACCCGGGGACGACGGGTGCCTGCAGGATTACGTGGAGCAGCAGATGAGTCAGCCTCTCGACCGCCGGCACCCCCTGTGGGAGCTGCACTTCGTCGACGGGTACCTCGGCGGCTCGGTCGTCATCAGCAGGTTCCATCACTCCCTCGCCGACGGGATCGCGCTGACCCATGTGCTGCTCTCACTCACCGACGCCGACCCGACCGCGGACCTCGAGGAGCTCGAGGCGCCGCGAGGGACGGCGGCTCCGGCCGGGCGGGGCTGGTTGTCTGGTCCCGCCGCCTGGGTGAGCGACACCGCGGCCGCGGGGTTGCGCGAGGCGCGGCAGCTGATCTCGGCACTGCCGGACGCAGCGAACCCGCTGCTGGCACTCGACGTCCTCAAGCTGGGCCTGCAGACGGGGCAGATCGCCGACAAGCTGTTCCTGGGGACCAACCCCGACACCCCGTTGAGCGGGACCCCCGGTGTGCCGAAGCGCGCCGTGTGGTCGCGGCCGAGGTTCATCTCCGACGTCAAGCGCATCAGCCACCTGGCGGGCGCCACCGTCAACGACGTCCTCGTCGCCGCGGTCTCGGGAGCCCTCACCGCCTACCTCGTCGACCACGGGGGCGACCCGGTGGACCTCACGACCATGGTCCCGGTCAACCTCCGGCCCCTGGACCGGCCGCTGCCACCCTTCCTGGGCAACAAGTTCGCTCTCGTGATGTTGCCCCTGCCCACCGGGGTTCGGGCACCTCTCCAGCGGCTCTCCGAGACCAAGCGCCGGATGGACTCGATCAAGAGCTCGCCGGAGGCGGTACTGACCTTCGGGATCGTCAACGCCATCGGGCGGACCACACCCGAGCTCGCCCGCGTCGCCATCGACTTCTTCGCCGGGAAGACGATCGGGGTGACGACGAACGTGCCAGGCCCTCTGGTCGGGCGTTACGTCGCAGGCAGCCGCATCGCCGGCGTCCTCGGCTGGGTGCCGGGATCCGGTCGCCAGACCGTCGGGATCTGCATCTTCAGCTACGACCGGACGGTGCGTGTCGGTTTCAAGGTCGACGCGGGTGTGGTGCCCGACCCCGAGAAGCTCGTGCACGCCTTCGACGAGGAGATGGATGTCCTGCTGCGGATGGCCCAGGCCGCCTGAGGCGACCGCACCCGAAAGGAGCGTCATGCCCACCGACACGGCCAGCCGGACCATCACCGTCGACGCCTGGCACCTCCTCGAGGGAGGGCTGCAGACCGGCCAGGACGGGCGGTACACCCTGCGACGCAGGGGGGCCGCTTCGACCGAGGTCTCCTTCGAGCTCACGGTGAGCCACAATCTGCCCCTCCCCGGCTTCGTCCGTCGACGCGTCATCGGAGGGCTCGTGTCCAGCACGGTCACCGGGCTCAAGGCCTACCTGGAGGATGCCGCATGACCGAGTCCCGCTCCCACGAGGCGACCCCGAGCCGGACCGATCACGACGTCGTCGTCGTCGGCTCCGGTTTCGGTGGCAGCGTCGCCGCTCTGCGTCTGGCCGAGAAGGACTACGACGTGCTCGTCCTCGAAGCGGGACGCCGATTCGAGGACGACGACTTCCCCCGCACGTCGTGGCGACTCAGCCGGTACTTCTGGGTCCCGCGACTGCGGTGGTACGGCCTCCAGCGCATCCATTGGCTCAACGACGTCTTGATCCTCGCCGGCGCAGGGGTGGGCGGCGGGTCCCTGGGCTACGCGAACACGCTGTACGTGCCCCCCAGGTCGTTCTTCACCGACCGGCAGTGGAGCGACGTCACCGACTGGTCCGCCGAGCTGGCCCCCTACTACGAGCAGGCGACCCGCATGCTCGGAGTCGTCCAGGAGAACCCCTGCGAGGGACCCGTCGAGGAGCTGATGCGCGAGACCGCGGACGCGATGGGTGTCGGTCACACCTTCCGCAAGACCCCCGTCGGCGTGTTCTTCGGCAGGGACGACGGCAGTGAGCCCGGACGTACCGTGCCCGACCCGTTCTTCGGGGGTATCGGACCCCCGCGCACCGGCTGCACCGAGTGCGGTAACTGCATGGTCGGCTGCCGGGTGGGCGCGAAGAACACCGTGGTCAAGAACTACCTGGCGCTCGCGGAGCGGCTCGGGGTGCGGGTTCAGCCGCTGCGGACCGTGGTCGACGTGCGCCCGGTCGACCCGGCGGATCCAGGCGCGGGTTGGCGGGTCACCAGCGAGCGGACCGGGGCGTGGCTGCGCAAGGACACGCAGAGCGTCACGGCCACCCACGTCGTGCTGGCCGCGGGCACCTGGGGTACGCAGACCCTGCTGCACCGGATGAAGCGCACGGGTGTGCTCCCCCTCCTGTCCGATCGTCTGGGCGAGCTGACCCGCACCAACTCCGAGGCGCTGGTGGGCGCGATGAGCCGGTCGGTGCCCCCCGGCGTCGACCTGACGCACGGCGTGGCCATCACCTCGTCCTTCCATCCCGACGCCGACACCCACGTCGAGAACGTCCGCTACGGCAAGGGATCCAACGCGATGGGCAACCTGCTCACGCTCATGGCCGATGGACGACCCGGCGGGTTGAAGGGAGGGCGGGTCCAGGGAGTCCTCAAGCAGCTCGCCGCTCGCCCCGGCTTGATCCGGTTCCTCCTGCCGGCGCCGGCTCGCCGGTTCTCCGAGCGCACGATCATCGGCCTGGTCATGCAGCCGGTGGACAACTCGATCACCGTGCAGCCGATGCGACGCCGACTGCTGCCCGGCTGGCGGCTGTCCTCGCGGCCGGGGACCGGGGCGCCCAACCCGAACTGGATCCCCGCCGGCCACGCCGCGATGCGCAACCTTGCGAGGCGGCTGGAGGCGCGGACAGGGGTGCCTGCCATCGCCGGGGGCTCGCTGACCGACCTGTTCGACATCCCGATGACGGCCCACTTCCTGGGCGGGTGCGTGATCGGGTCCTCACCTCGGCGCGGCGTCGTCGACCCCTACGACCGGGTCTGGCGCTACCCCGGGCTGCACATCGCCGATGGGTCGACCATCTCGGCCAACCTCGGCGTCAACCCGGCCTTGACGATCACCGCCCAGGCCGAGCGCGCCTTCGCGCTGTGGCCCAACCACGGCGACGCCGATCCGCGTCCCGGTCAGGACGAGCCCTACCGGCAGGTGGCCCCGGTGCCGCCGAGACGGCCCGCCGTCCCCGCGGGCGCGCACGGGGCCTGGCGGCTCGCTTCCCGAGCTGCGCAGCGGTAGAAACGCCGCCAGGACACCTGCCCCACCTCGAGGAACTGGGAGGCCGGCCGTGGAGCAACGCGACGTCACGCTGCACGGCCACCGCATGACCTACCGCGTGGCGGGGGACCGCGACCTGCCCGTCCTCGTCCTGATCCACGGCATGACGAGCAGCAGCGCCACCTGGGAACCGGTCATGAGGGCGCTGGCCCCGTACGCCCACGTCATCGCCCCGGACCTGCTCGGCCACGGCGACTCGGACAAGCCCCGGACCGACTACTCGGTGGCCGCGTTCGCAAGCAGCGTGCGCGACCTGCTCGATCACCTGGGGCATGAACGCGTCACCGTGGTCGGCCACTCCCTCGGCGGTGGCGTCGGCATGCAGTTCGCCTACCAGTACGTCGAGCGCTGCGAGCGACTGGTCCTCGTGGGCAGCGGCGGGCTGGGCTCGGAGGTGAGCTGGCTGCTCCGATCGGCGACGCTCCCCGGCGCCGGCCTTGCCCTGGACCTCATCGCCAACAAGCACGTGAGGAATGCCGGCGTGTTGGCCGCCCGAGTGCTCCGCCCTCTCCCGCTGGGGCTGCGGCCGTCGGTGATCGAGGTGGCTCGCGGCTACGCCTCTCTTGCGGATCGCCGGACCAGGGACGCCTTCGTCCAGACGGTGCGCCACGCCGTCGGACCCGGTGGGCAGCGGATCAGCGCGAGCGAGCGGCTCTACCTGGGTGAGGGCCGGCCCACCCTGATCGTCTGGGGGGCCCTGGACAGCGTGATACCGGTGGCCCACGCCTTCGCCGCCCACGCGGCCATACCGGGCAGCATGCTCGAGGTCTTCGAACAGGCCCGGCACTTCCCGCACAGGGACGAGCCGGCGCGCTTCGCGCGCGTGCTGCGCCAGTTCCTCGACTCCACCGAGCCGGCCCGGATCGACGCGGCCCAGCGGCAGCGGCTCATGGCGCGGCGAGGCCGACACTAGGGTCGAGGATCGTGGAGTACCGACGCCTCGGCCACTCGGGCCTGACGATCAGCGAGATCGCATACGGCAACTGGATCACCCATGGGTCCCAGGTCGAGGAGGAGGCGGCGATCGCCTGCGTGCGGGCCGCGCTCGACGTCGGCATCACCACCTTCGACACGGCTGACGTGTACGCCGCGACGCGCGCCGAGACCGTTCTGGGCAAGGCGCTGGCGGGCGAGCGGCGCCAGGGGCTGGAGATCCTCACCAAGGTCTACTGGCCGACCGGCCCCGGTCCGAACGACCGCGGTTTGTCGCGCAAGCACATCCTCGAGTCCATCGACGGCTCCCTGCGCCGGCTGCGGACCGACTACGTCGACCTGTACCAGGCGCATCGCTACGACCACACGACGCCGCTCGAGGAGACGATGCTCGCCTTCGCGGACGTGGTCCGCGCCGGCAAGGCGCTCTACATCGGTGTGTCGGAGTGGCGCGCGGAGGAGATCCGGGCCGCCGTCCCGCTGGCCCGCGAGCTGCGCGTCCCGTTGGTGAGCAACCAGCCGCAGTACTCGATGCTGTGGCGGGTGATCGAGACCGAGGTCGTCCCCGCCTCGAAGGAGGCGGGACTCAGCCAGGTGGTGTGGTCGCCCATCGCGCAAGGCGTCCTGACCGGCAAGTACCGCCCGGGCGAGGCCCCGCCCCCGGGGTCGCGCGCCACCGACGAGAAGGGCGGCGGCGCCGACATCCGCGAGTGGCTCGACGACGAGCTGCTCACCCGGGTCCAGGCGCTGCGCCCGGTCGCCCAGGAGGCCGCGCTGACCATGGCCCAGCTGGCGGTCGCCTGGGTGCTGCAGAACGACAACGTCGCCTGCGCCATCATCGGCGCCTCTCGGCCGGAGCAGGTCATCGAGAACTCGGGAGCCTCCGGCGTGCGGCTGCCCGCGGAAGCGATGGCACGCATCGACGAGATCCTCGGCGACTCGGTCGTGCGGGACCCGGATCTGACGCGCAGCCCGTCCCGGCTGCCCTGACCGTCAGTCCAGGTACGCCGGGGCGCCGTACCGGAGGCCGTCGACGAGGAGCTTGATCAGCCGCATCGACTGCTCCTGCCAGCCGTCGGAGTCGCTGACCATGCAGATCCCGCCGAGCGCGCGCAGCAGGTCGGCGCCCTGGACGTCCGGGCGGATCCGCCCGGAGGACACCGCTGCGTCGAGCAGCGAGTCGGCAGCCCCGTGGATGCGCTGCCGGACCTGCGCGAACATCTCGTCGTGGCTCTCCACCGCAGCCTTGAGGGTGGCGGCCAGGCCGCGCTTCGTGGCGACGTACTCGACGTAGCGCTCCATCCACAGCTCCAGCGCGACGTCGGCCTTGTCGGGGTACTCCGCGAGCAGGGCGGGCGCGGCGTCGCACAGCAGGCTGACGCCGCGCTCGTAGGTCGCGATGACCAGCGCCTCGCGGGTCGGGAAGTGGCGGTAGAGGGTGCCGATGCCGACCCCGGCGCGGCGGGCGATGTCCTCCAGGGAGGTGTCGACCCCGTTCTCGGCGAAGGCCTGGGCGGCCGCCTCGAGGAGCAGGTCACGGTTGCGGCGGGCGTCAGCGCGCAGGGCGGTCTGCCCCATGCCCGACCTCCTTCGCCGACGCGGCAACGCTTGCTAAACGGAGGTAGCCTCCGTATAGTTCCGGAGGAAACCTCCGCTTCGCCTCTCATCATCGCTCAGGAGCGCCTCGAATGCCAGTCACCCCCGCCACGGCCCCCACCAGGCCACGCTCCCTGCTCGCCCTGTCCGTCATCCTGCTCGCCCAGCTGATGGTCG
This Actinomycetes bacterium DNA region includes the following protein-coding sequences:
- a CDS encoding aldo/keto reductase, producing the protein MQRLRIGTSDVEISAIGLGGAWLGHDADDASQVTRANAVLHAADESGVNWVDTSENYFDTKNEAVIGAALQAMPGPFLVCSKAAPGAVHSGGGSGFRPEQIRRACENSLRRLGRDHLDIYLLHWPDRTGVPLEDTWGAMASLVDDGRVRTIGLSNYAQEDVARCHGERPVDLIQTGLSVIDYVDSRDMIAWCGRQGIAVTIYEPLAGGLLTDTSFEQVRQRWIGTPWEDLTVYPELMCLENAEVVRQIVGGLRRIADRVDASVAQVALAWVLHQPGVTSAIAGSSSPERARSNAGAADLNLPDDAWAMIEDQLVPLASQLAGRT
- the erpA gene encoding iron-sulfur cluster insertion protein ErpA, which gives rise to MTIQDETATSGVIVTDAAASKVRSLLEQEGRDDLALRIAVQPGGCSGLRYQLFFDERALDGDVVKDFGGVNVVVDRMSVPYLNGATIDFVDTIEKQGFTIDNPNATGSCACGDSFH
- a CDS encoding glycerate kinase, whose product is MTRVLLAPDKWAGTLSAREVAAALARGWALGAPWVDAVELPLSDGGPGFVDVLHAALGGELLAVTAGGPLGDPTPAAVLVVQGSRATTAYVESAQACGLQALPEGVRAPLDATSAGVADLLRVALDAGAATVVVGVGGSACTDGGRGLVAALGGTGAWPADVELVVATDVDSPLLGHHGAAATFGPQKGADPAQVEELERRLTAWVAETRGDPEAPGSGAGGGTAYGLLLLGGRRVSGVQTVVDAVDLPGRAENADLLVTGEGRLDATSLLGKVPRGVAWAAQRAGRPCVVVAGDSVVGRREYAAAGIDSVYTLVETFGRTQALDRPAELLETLAVRVAREWSPRA
- the nadA gene encoding quinolinate synthase NadA gives rise to the protein MSTATPLQLLLLGHGADPDSERGVDCPGALPPASDPDLVERARAAKARLGERVFVLGHHYQRDEVIALADVTGDSFKLAREAAARPQAPYIVFCGVHFMAESADILTSDQQQVVLPDLAAGCSMADMAAIGQVEDAWDTLADAGLEKSTVPVTYMNSTAAIKAFTGRHGGTVCTSSNARRALDWAFEHGDRVLFLPDQHLGRNTAVLELGMSLGDCVVYDPHRPGGGLTAGQLRDARMVLWKGHCSVHGRFPADAVDEVRERIPGIRVIVHPECTYDVVTKADLVGSTEAIIAAIENAPAGSAWAVGTELNLVQRLALQHPEQTVVFLDRTVCFCSTMNRIDLPHLVWALENLGEGRVVNRISVDPDVAHWARVALDRMLALPGVAAVPAQPVD
- a CDS encoding DUF3043 domain-containing protein, with amino-acid sequence MFRRRASEAPAPESTPSLAGKGRPTPTRKSAEAARAARVKPPKNSREARKLDRQRASAQRLEARRAAAEGDPRYLPARDRGPVRKWVRDFVDARWTVNEWLLPGTGAAWLFGILYHPLFTLFYVLLASALMDSLLIARGIRHGVRERFPDEPLKGLRMYGVLRSTQFRRLRIPKPTVPRQSILVGRRKTKEPPRP
- a CDS encoding wax ester/triacylglycerol synthase family O-acyltransferase — its product is MSGRRPIGAVDSIWLAMDRPANLMVIDSVMWFDEPVDWERLTAVVRRRLVDRYPVFRQRPVEASTPLGMPHWEDDPDFSLDRHLRRVALRGPGDDGCLQDYVEQQMSQPLDRRHPLWELHFVDGYLGGSVVISRFHHSLADGIALTHVLLSLTDADPTADLEELEAPRGTAAPAGRGWLSGPAAWVSDTAAAGLREARQLISALPDAANPLLALDVLKLGLQTGQIADKLFLGTNPDTPLSGTPGVPKRAVWSRPRFISDVKRISHLAGATVNDVLVAAVSGALTAYLVDHGGDPVDLTTMVPVNLRPLDRPLPPFLGNKFALVMLPLPTGVRAPLQRLSETKRRMDSIKSSPEAVLTFGIVNAIGRTTPELARVAIDFFAGKTIGVTTNVPGPLVGRYVAGSRIAGVLGWVPGSGRQTVGICIFSYDRTVRVGFKVDAGVVPDPEKLVHAFDEEMDVLLRMAQAA
- a CDS encoding GMC family oxidoreductase, with product MTESRSHEATPSRTDHDVVVVGSGFGGSVAALRLAEKDYDVLVLEAGRRFEDDDFPRTSWRLSRYFWVPRLRWYGLQRIHWLNDVLILAGAGVGGGSLGYANTLYVPPRSFFTDRQWSDVTDWSAELAPYYEQATRMLGVVQENPCEGPVEELMRETADAMGVGHTFRKTPVGVFFGRDDGSEPGRTVPDPFFGGIGPPRTGCTECGNCMVGCRVGAKNTVVKNYLALAERLGVRVQPLRTVVDVRPVDPADPGAGWRVTSERTGAWLRKDTQSVTATHVVLAAGTWGTQTLLHRMKRTGVLPLLSDRLGELTRTNSEALVGAMSRSVPPGVDLTHGVAITSSFHPDADTHVENVRYGKGSNAMGNLLTLMADGRPGGLKGGRVQGVLKQLAARPGLIRFLLPAPARRFSERTIIGLVMQPVDNSITVQPMRRRLLPGWRLSSRPGTGAPNPNWIPAGHAAMRNLARRLEARTGVPAIAGGSLTDLFDIPMTAHFLGGCVIGSSPRRGVVDPYDRVWRYPGLHIADGSTISANLGVNPALTITAQAERAFALWPNHGDADPRPGQDEPYRQVAPVPPRRPAVPAGAHGAWRLASRAAQR
- a CDS encoding alpha/beta hydrolase, producing the protein MEQRDVTLHGHRMTYRVAGDRDLPVLVLIHGMTSSSATWEPVMRALAPYAHVIAPDLLGHGDSDKPRTDYSVAAFASSVRDLLDHLGHERVTVVGHSLGGGVGMQFAYQYVERCERLVLVGSGGLGSEVSWLLRSATLPGAGLALDLIANKHVRNAGVLAARVLRPLPLGLRPSVIEVARGYASLADRRTRDAFVQTVRHAVGPGGQRISASERLYLGEGRPTLIVWGALDSVIPVAHAFAAHAAIPGSMLEVFEQARHFPHRDEPARFARVLRQFLDSTEPARIDAAQRQRLMARRGRH
- a CDS encoding aldo/keto reductase family protein; the encoded protein is MEYRRLGHSGLTISEIAYGNWITHGSQVEEEAAIACVRAALDVGITTFDTADVYAATRAETVLGKALAGERRQGLEILTKVYWPTGPGPNDRGLSRKHILESIDGSLRRLRTDYVDLYQAHRYDHTTPLEETMLAFADVVRAGKALYIGVSEWRAEEIRAAVPLARELRVPLVSNQPQYSMLWRVIETEVVPASKEAGLSQVVWSPIAQGVLTGKYRPGEAPPPGSRATDEKGGGADIREWLDDELLTRVQALRPVAQEAALTMAQLAVAWVLQNDNVACAIIGASRPEQVIENSGASGVRLPAEAMARIDEILGDSVVRDPDLTRSPSRLP
- a CDS encoding helix-turn-helix domain-containing protein is translated as MGQTALRADARRNRDLLLEAAAQAFAENGVDTSLEDIARRAGVGIGTLYRHFPTREALVIATYERGVSLLCDAAPALLAEYPDKADVALELWMERYVEYVATKRGLAATLKAAVESHDEMFAQVRQRIHGAADSLLDAAVSSGRIRPDVQGADLLRALGGICMVSDSDGWQEQSMRLIKLLVDGLRYGAPAYLD